The genomic stretch TATAACAGTACCTTATAGGAAGGCTGGCAAATAAATAGTAAATTGATAGTGTAAAAACGTACATATGCGATCATCTCTTTTCCTGCTTATCCTCCTGGCAGCCCTGGCGGCTGTCAGCTGCAACAAGAAAAACGACAAAGGCGGCGGTTCCACCTCGGACAAGGACAAGCTGCTGGATTCCTCTCTTTTCTATGCCCGGGAACTTTACCTCTGGTACGACCAGATCCCCACAACTTTCAATCCCCGCAATTATGATGATCCCAATGAGGTCATGGAAGCTATCCGTCCCTATAGCAAGGAAACGGGTTTCAGCAGTGCGGTGGACCGCTGGAGCTTTGCGGTGACCGAAGAAGAATGGAATGATATCAGCCAGGGGATTGCCGGCGATTTCGGGCTGGGCGTCTTTTTCGCCAGCAACTCCGATCTCCGGGTTTCCTATGTGGAAAAAGCTTCCCCGGCAGGCGCCGCCACCATCAAAAGAGGCTGGCGGATCAAAAAGATCAATAACATGACCAGTATCAGCACCAATTATGTGGATGCCATTGTAGATGCTATTTTTTACAGCAGCAACGGAACATTTGTGTTTGGAAGGGATAATAAAGCCGATACTACCATCACCCTCACTGCCACCACTTATGTAGAACAGCCGATCATCCTGGATACTATTTATACCACCGGCAACGGAAAGGCAGGCTACCTGGTCTACAATTCTTTCCTGGGCGATACCACCAGAACCAAACAGGCTTTTGCTGATATTTTTACGGAATGGAGCCAGGAAGGCGTTACTGATGCCATCATTGACCTCCGGTATAACGGCGGTGGCTATGTGCTGCTGCAGGATGAGCTGGCCAATTACCTGGTCAATTCCAGCGGCAATAACCAGGTGATGGAAAAGCAGGTGTTCAATAAAAAACTCACCAGCTGGAACGAGACCACCAATTTCAGGAAAAAGGGCAGCCTGAACCTCAGCAGGCTTTTTGTGATCGTGAGCCAGAATACGGCTTCGGCCAGTGAGCTGCTGATCAACAGCCTTCGTCCCTTCCTGAATGTACAGCTGGTTGGCCCCTCCAATACGCATGGTAAGGCGGTGGGGTACTTTGGCTATCCTGTGGAGGACTGGCTGATCTTCCCCGTTTCCTTCCGGACACTGAATAAGAACAACGAGGGCAATTACTTCGATGGCTTTACGCCCAATGCCCAGGTGGCCGACGGGCTGGACAAGAACTGGGGTGATGTGACCGAGAACTGCCTGGCCGCCGCCCTCCGCTATATCAATACCGGCGTATATACCCAGTCCGTGGGCACCAATGGCAACAGGACCGGGCAAACCGAGATCCGGGAATTGCTGCCCCCCAATAAAGAGCTGGGCAAAACACGTTTCAAAGGCGCTGTGGCCGGTATCCGGCAGCTGCCGTAGCGGGCTTCTTCCTGCAACGGGCAGGCGTTCCCGGGCGGGAAGCTCCTGGTTCGTCCCAAAAAATTGTTTTTCTTCCTATAATAGAAAAGGCGTCCTGTGCAGGACGCCTTTTCTATGGAAGCTTTTGGCAAAGCCTCCTGCAAAGCGGTTATAGCTTAAGCCACTCCTTCTGTGGTAGCTGTTTTATCGATCTTACCGATCAGGCCCTGCAATACTTTGCCGGGGCCTACTTCAGTGAACCGGGTAGCGCCGTCAGCGATCATCTGCTGAACGCTCTGCGTCCAGCGGACAGCGCCGGTGAGCTGGTCTATCAGGTTCTTTTTGATCTCTTCCTTATCCATTACCGCCCGGGCCACCATATTCTGGTATACGGGACAGGTAGGATTATAGAAAGTGGTGCTTTCAATAGCGGCTTTCAGCTCTTCCCGGGCCGGGGCCATCAGGGGCGAGTGGAAAGCGCCGCCTACCGGCAGTACCAGGGCGCGTTTGGCGCCGGCAGCTTTCATGGCCTCGCAGGCCAGTTCAATGCCTTTCACGGAGCCGCTGATCACCAGCTGGCCGGGGCAGTTATAATTGGCGGGAACAACAATCTCCTTGCTTTCAGCCTGTACAGCCGCACAGACTTCCTCTACCCTGGCATCATCCAGTCCCAGCACGGCCGCCATGGTGGAGGGCTGCTGCTCGCAGGCTTTCTGCATGGCCTGCGCCCGGATGCTGACCAGTTTAAGACCGTCCTCAAAACTGAGTACGCCATTGGCCACCAGGGCGGAAAATTCTCCCAGGGAGTGACCGGCCACCATATCAGGGCGGGTGGTGTCAATGCCTTTAAAAGCGATCACTGAATGCAGGAAAACAGCCGGTTGCGTCACCTTTGTCTGTTTCAGCTCTTCTTCACTGCCCTCAAACATAATGTCTGAGATCCGGAAGCCGAGCATATCATTGGCCTGTTCAAAGAGTTTCTTGGCAAAAGCACTTAATGTATAGTGATCTTTTCCCATGCCCGGGAATTGCGAACCCTGCCCGGGA from Candidatus Pseudobacter hemicellulosilyticus encodes the following:
- a CDS encoding S41 family peptidase, with the protein product MRSSLFLLILLAALAAVSCNKKNDKGGGSTSDKDKLLDSSLFYARELYLWYDQIPTTFNPRNYDDPNEVMEAIRPYSKETGFSSAVDRWSFAVTEEEWNDISQGIAGDFGLGVFFASNSDLRVSYVEKASPAGAATIKRGWRIKKINNMTSISTNYVDAIVDAIFYSSNGTFVFGRDNKADTTITLTATTYVEQPIILDTIYTTGNGKAGYLVYNSFLGDTTRTKQAFADIFTEWSQEGVTDAIIDLRYNGGGYVLLQDELANYLVNSSGNNQVMEKQVFNKKLTSWNETTNFRKKGSLNLSRLFVIVSQNTASASELLINSLRPFLNVQLVGPSNTHGKAVGYFGYPVEDWLIFPVSFRTLNKNNEGNYFDGFTPNAQVADGLDKNWGDVTENCLAAALRYINTGVYTQSVGTNGNRTGQTEIRELLPPNKELGKTRFKGAVAGIRQLP
- the fabD gene encoding ACP S-malonyltransferase, with product MKHAYVFPGQGSQFPGMGKDHYTLSAFAKKLFEQANDMLGFRISDIMFEGSEEELKQTKVTQPAVFLHSVIAFKGIDTTRPDMVAGHSLGEFSALVANGVLSFEDGLKLVSIRAQAMQKACEQQPSTMAAVLGLDDARVEEVCAAVQAESKEIVVPANYNCPGQLVISGSVKGIELACEAMKAAGAKRALVLPVGGAFHSPLMAPAREELKAAIESTTFYNPTCPVYQNMVARAVMDKEEIKKNLIDQLTGAVRWTQSVQQMIADGATRFTEVGPGKVLQGLIGKIDKTATTEGVA